Proteins encoded by one window of Culicoides brevitarsis isolate CSIRO-B50_1 chromosome 2, AGI_CSIRO_Cbre_v1, whole genome shotgun sequence:
- the LOC134828514 gene encoding transcription factor glial cells missing-like → MVIIYADSNNMSPNTYDTYLPAQSRFPLTNSYHDWDINDPNMPAVTEGDFHEFDEWADGHTKRVYRKTCEDSLKHLSGWAMRNTNNHNVNILKKSCLGVLVCTASCTLPNGDKVYLRPAICDKARKKQQGKACLNRNCKGRLEVLSCRGHCGYPVTHFWRHTEHGIFFQAKGTHDHPKPEAKNSNLTKKVLGIARRGKSLALMLTRDAALGQKLNSLKHQKKSKSLKMEPNNNNSESYLVKSSNANAYQLPQTYQSYQPMSQQHLQPASPDLQMTSYNMNDSFSSQTYFDPNEIFQLNNPIKAFNPTTGTDFAQTTTYPQQTTSSAKSISPPTVLDMESGVYHQQMTQYDYNSNSCDDAASLVSSSSAFDDGYYSVPTQDFNQYSPSYSVPEQQYTGNGEMNALIDYYVDGMTTTTANQDYEMSYPMTSSTDFVNYETYDPTIGGYY, encoded by the exons ttatgcCGATTCAAACAACATGTCACCAAACACGTACGACACTTACCTGCCTGCCCAATCTCGTTTTCCGCTCACCAATAGCTACCACGACTGGGATATAAATGATCCAAATATGCCAGCGGTCACTGAAGGAGACTTCCATGAGTTCGACGAATGGGCTGACGGTCACACAAAACGCGTTTATCGCAAAACTTGCGAAGATTCGTTGAAACATTTGTCTGGATGGGCGATGCGCAACACAAATAACCACAATGTGAACATTTTAAAGAAGAGTTGTCTTGGCGTTTTGGTTTGCACAGCATCTTGCACCCTTCCGAACGGCGATAAAGTTTACTTGAGACCCGCCATTTGCGACAAGGCACGCAAAAAGCAACAAGGCAAGGCATGTTTGAACCGAAATTGCAAGGGACGGTTAGAGGTTTTGTCGTGTCGCGGTCATTGCGGATATCCGGTGACACATTTTTGGCGCCATACCGAGCACGGAATATTTTTCCAGGCGAAAGGGACACATGATCATCCCAAACCCGAAGCGAAAAACTCGAATTTGACGAAGAAAGTTTTGGGAATCGCACGGAGAGGGAAGAGTTTGGCCTTGATGTTGACACGAGATGCAGCTTTAGGAcaaaaa ttaAACAGCTTAAAACaccagaaaaaatcaaaatcactCAAAATGGAGCCAAATAACAACAATTCCGAGTCCTATCTCGTCAAGTCATCCAATGCCAATGCCTACCAATTGCCTCAAACGTACCAATCGTACCAACCGATGTCACAACAACACCTCCAGCCAGCATCTCCTGACCTTCAAATGACCTCCTACAACATGAACGACTCGTTTTCGTCCCAAACGTACTTCGATCCCAAcgaaattttccaattaaataACCCAATAAAGGCCTTTAACCCAACAACTGGCACAGATTTCGCCCAAACGACGACTTATCCGCAACAAACGACGTCCAGCGCAAAAAGTATTTCACCCCCAACCGTTCTCGACATGGAAAGTGGCGTGTATCACCAACAAATGACGCAATACGATTACAACAGCAACAGTTGCGACGATGCCGCAAGTCTCGTTTCGAGTTCAAGTGCTTTCGATGACGGATATTATTCCGTGCCGACGCAGGATTTCAACCAATATAGTCCGAGTTATAGCGTGCCGGAGCAACAATACACGGGAAATGGTGAAATGAATGCCTTAATCGACTACTACGTTGATGGAATGACCACGACGACCGCGAATCAGGATTACGAAATGAGTTATCCGATGACGTCGAGCACGGATTTCGTCAATTATGAGACTTATGATCCTACAATTGGGGGATATTACTAA